A segment of the Selenomonadales bacterium genome:
CCCATTTTTACTTTCTCCGTCCTTTCAATTCACCCAAGAGCTTCATCGGCTCGATTCCGTGGAAGGCAAGAAGTACCATGCAATGATACCAAAGGTCTGCCATCTCATAGAGAATCTCGCTTTCGCTCATATTTTTCGATGCAATGATCGTTTCTGCCGATTCTTCGCCGACTTTTTTGAGTATCTTATCTTGCCCTTTTTCAAACAGATAGCAAGTGTACGAGCCTTCTGTCGGGTTGTTCTTACGCGACATGATCGTGCTGTAAAGTTCGTTCAAGATCATCGCAGGCGAATCGTCACCATAGACTTTTTTCGGATCGAATACTTGCTCCATATCACGTTCTGTTTCGCCAAGCTTACGGCTGAAGCAAGAATATGTACCTTCGTGACAAGCCGCAC
Coding sequences within it:
- a CDS encoding bifunctional phosphoribosyl-AMP cyclohydrolase/phosphoribosyl-ATP diphosphatase HisIE, whose product is MNLDTIKFDEKGLVPAIIQDVETKQVLMMAYMNAESLAKTVETGLTCFYSRSRQCLWTKGESSGNIQRVKEIRYDCDGDTLLIQVEQVGAACHEGTYSCFSRKLGETERDMEQVFDPKKVYGDDSPAMILNELYSTIMSRKNNPTEGSYTCYLFEKGQDKILKKVGEESAETIIASKNMSESEILYEMADLWYHCMVLLAFHGIEPMKLLGELKGRRK